In a genomic window of Gossypium arboreum isolate Shixiya-1 chromosome 7, ASM2569848v2, whole genome shotgun sequence:
- the LOC108456800 gene encoding uncharacterized protein LOC108456800 encodes MFGTQSKRDLTLELQAQFPILRPSIHARRANLTVKFQDLYGFTVEGNVDDVNVLNEVREKVRQQGRVWWALEASKGANWYLQPQVSSLSEGIVLKSSLKLAALANSITLKRLIRKGIPPVLRPKVWFSLSGAAKKKSTVPESYYNDLTKAVDGKVTPATRQIDHDLPRTFPGHPWLDTPEGHAALRRVLVGYSFRDSDVGYCQGLNYVAALLLLVMKTEEDAFWMLAVLLENVLVNDCYTNNLSGCHVEQRVFKDLLAKKCPRIAAHLEALEFDVSLVATEWFLCLFSKSLPSETTLRVWDVLFYEGAKVLFHAALAIFMMKEDELLLTHQVGDIINILQRTTHHLFDPDELLTVAFDKIGFMTTNTISKQRKKQEPEVMKELDERLRRLNSLRTDDK; translated from the exons ATGTTTGGTACCCAAAGTAAAAGAGACCTTACTTTggaattgcaagcacaatttccAATTTTAAGGCCAAGCATCCATGCAAGAAGAGCTAATCTTACAGTGAAATTCCAAGACCTTTATGGGTTTACTGTTGAAGGTAATGTGGATGATGTTAATGTGTTGAATGAGGTAAGAGAAAAGGTAAGGCAACAAGGGCGAGTTTGGTGGGCACTTGAAGCAAGCAAAGGAGCCAATTGGTATTTACAGCCACAAGTTTCTTCATTATCGGAAGGAATTGTGTTGAAATCTTCACTCAAATTGGCAGCTTTGGCTAATTCTATTACACTGAAGAGGCTTATTAGGAAAGGTATTCCCCCTGTACTTAGGCCTAAGGTTTGGTTTTCGCTATCCGGTGCCGCCAAGAAGAAGTCTACGGTGCCTGAAAGTTATTACAATGATTTGACAAAGGCGGTAGATGGTAAAGTAACACCTGCTACAAGGCAGATTGATCAT GACCTTCCACGAACCTTCCCTGGCCATCCATGGTTGGATACTCCAGAGGGCCATGCTGCTCTCCGGCGTGTGCTTGTGGGGTATTCTTTTCGTGATTCTGATGTAGGTTACTGTCAG GGCTTAAACTATGTTGCTGCATTGCTATTGCTTGTTATGAAAACGGAGGAAGATGCATTTTGGATGCTTGCTGTCCTCCTCGAGAATGTTTTAGTTAATGATTGCTATACAAATAACTTATCTGGATGCCATGTTGAGCAAAGGGTTTTTAAAGATTTGCTTGCTAAGAAGTGCCCAAG GATTGCTGCTCATTTGGAAGCATTGGAGTTTGATGTCTCCCTCGTTGCGACAGAGTGGTTCCTGTGCCTCTTTTCTAAAAGCTTGCCTTCGGAG ACAACTCTGCGGGTGTGGGATGTCCTTTTCTACGAGGGGGCAAAGGTTCTTTTTCATGCTGCTTTGGCAATATTTATG ATGAAGGAAGACGAGTTGCTTCTAACGCATCAGGTTGGCGacattattaatatattacaAAGAACTACCCATCACCTTTTTGATCCTGATGAGTTATTGACA GTTGCGTTTGATAAGATCGGTTTTATGACGACAAACACAATATCAAAGCAAAGGAAAAAGCAAGAACCAGAAGTAATGAAAGAGCTTGATGAGAGACTAAGAAGACTAAACTCTCTCAGAACTGATGACAAATAA